One genomic region from Microcystis panniformis FACHB-1757 encodes:
- the guaA gene encoding glutamine-hydrolyzing GMP synthase, with translation MTTQTPLPTPQETLPSESFTNSLNRQIIIILDFGSQYSELIARRIRETNVYSEVLSYRTSAEQLAQINPKGIILSGGPNSVYDPGAPHCDAEIWNLGVPILGVCYGMQLMVQQLGGRVERAKRAEYGKASLFINDPTDLLTNVEDGSTAWMSHGDSCVELPAGFEILAHTDNTDCAAIADHKKKLFGVQFHPEVVHSVGGIALIRNFVYHICKCEPTWTTEAFVEESIREIRAKVGDKRVLLALSGGVDSSTLAFLLHRAIGDQLTCMFIDQGFMRKGEPERLMQIFNEQFHIGVQYVNARKRFLAQVAGVTDPEEKRRRIGHEFIQVFEEESNRLGPFDYLAQGTLYPDVIESADSNVDPKTGERVAVKIKSHHNVGGLPKNLRFKLVEPLRKLFKDEVRKLGRSIGLPEEIVRRQPFPGPGLAIRILGEVTADKLNILRDADWVVRDEINKQGMYHDFWQAFAVLLPVRSVGVMGDQRTYAYPIVLRLVSSEDGMTADWSRVPYDLLETISNRIVNEVKGVNRVVYDITSKPPGTIEWE, from the coding sequence GTGACAACTCAAACCCCCCTTCCTACCCCTCAAGAGACTTTGCCCTCAGAGTCCTTCACTAATAGCCTTAATCGTCAAATAATCATCATTCTTGACTTTGGCTCCCAGTATTCTGAATTAATCGCCCGCAGAATCCGGGAAACGAACGTTTACTCCGAAGTTCTCTCCTATCGTACCAGTGCCGAACAATTGGCCCAAATCAACCCGAAAGGAATAATTCTTTCGGGCGGTCCCAATTCCGTCTATGATCCTGGAGCGCCTCACTGTGATGCCGAAATTTGGAATTTAGGTGTACCCATCCTCGGAGTTTGCTATGGGATGCAGTTGATGGTACAGCAGTTAGGAGGTAGGGTGGAACGGGCAAAACGGGCCGAATACGGCAAAGCATCCCTATTTATCAACGATCCTACCGATTTATTAACCAATGTCGAGGACGGTTCCACCGCTTGGATGAGTCACGGGGATTCCTGCGTGGAATTGCCTGCGGGTTTTGAAATTCTCGCTCATACCGATAATACCGATTGTGCGGCCATTGCCGACCACAAGAAAAAACTCTTTGGAGTGCAGTTTCACCCGGAAGTTGTCCATTCTGTGGGAGGAATCGCCTTAATTCGCAATTTCGTCTATCATATCTGCAAATGCGAACCCACTTGGACTACGGAAGCTTTTGTCGAGGAATCGATCCGAGAAATTAGGGCAAAAGTGGGCGATAAGCGAGTTTTATTGGCTTTATCCGGCGGTGTGGACTCCTCTACCTTAGCATTCCTCTTGCATCGAGCGATCGGTGATCAACTAACCTGTATGTTTATCGATCAGGGATTCATGCGTAAGGGTGAACCAGAACGATTAATGCAGATATTTAACGAGCAATTCCATATCGGAGTCCAGTATGTCAACGCTAGAAAGCGATTTTTAGCGCAGGTTGCCGGTGTCACCGATCCCGAGGAAAAGCGCCGTCGTATCGGCCATGAATTTATTCAGGTGTTTGAAGAAGAATCAAATCGTTTGGGACCCTTTGATTATCTGGCCCAAGGAACTTTATATCCCGATGTGATTGAATCGGCCGATAGTAATGTGGATCCCAAAACCGGGGAAAGAGTCGCGGTTAAAATTAAAAGTCATCATAACGTTGGTGGACTGCCGAAAAATCTCCGGTTTAAATTAGTCGAACCCCTGCGAAAATTATTTAAGGATGAGGTGAGAAAATTAGGACGATCGATCGGTCTTCCAGAAGAAATTGTTCGTCGTCAACCTTTCCCCGGCCCTGGTTTAGCGATTCGCATTTTAGGGGAAGTCACCGCAGATAAATTAAATATTTTGCGCGATGCAGATTGGGTAGTGCGCGACGAGATTAATAAGCAGGGAATGTATCACGATTTCTGGCAAGCTTTCGCGGTTTTATTGCCTGTCCGCAGTGTGGGAGTAATGGGAGATCAACGTACCTACGCTTATCCTATTGTCCTACGTTTAGTCAGCAGTGAAGACGGAATGACTGCCGATTGGTCGCGGGTTCCCTATGATTTATTGGAGACAATTTCTAATCGCATTGTCAATGAAGTTAAGGGAGTTAACCGCGTGGTTTATGATATTACTTCTAAGCCCCCCGGAACTATAGAATGGGAGTAG
- a CDS encoding HEPN domain-containing protein: MPKSLRFRQLTKELNRLKKQFLPRKFSEINDYSERQLALTFAYRVFAHAEIESYLEDRVWDTVQTAKNIWDNQGKAGRVLLCVIAFSGQEMENPPDTITPLKGNKNVSLDKLKITKKIDIAIRCFKSVIDQNHGIKETNLLKLLLPIGIDSDDLDKVWLANMNTFGEERGEIAHSSGIKTKKTPNPADELERVKQIIQELEKVDQLITNLLK, encoded by the coding sequence ATGCCGAAATCTCTAAGATTTAGACAACTAACCAAAGAATTAAATCGACTCAAAAAACAATTCCTACCTCGTAAATTCAGCGAGATAAATGACTATTCTGAAAGACAATTAGCTTTAACTTTTGCCTATCGAGTTTTTGCTCATGCTGAGATTGAATCTTATCTTGAAGATCGAGTTTGGGATACAGTACAGACAGCAAAAAATATCTGGGATAATCAAGGTAAAGCTGGTCGAGTTTTGTTATGTGTAATCGCTTTTTCTGGTCAAGAAATGGAAAATCCTCCCGATACCATTACTCCTCTTAAAGGTAACAAAAATGTCTCCCTAGACAAACTGAAAATAACTAAAAAAATTGACATAGCGATTAGATGTTTTAAATCAGTTATCGATCAAAATCATGGGATTAAAGAAACTAACCTATTAAAATTACTCTTACCAATCGGCATCGATAGTGATGACTTAGATAAAGTTTGGTTAGCCAATATGAATACTTTTGGAGAAGAACGCGGTGAAATCGCTCATTCTTCGGGAATAAAAACGAAAAAAACGCCTAACCCTGCCGACGAATTAGAAAGAGTTAAACAAATTATTCAAGAATTAGAGAAAGTCGATCAATTGATTACTAACTTGCTCAAGTAA
- a CDS encoding DNA cytosine methyltransferase produces the protein MKHRPIAIDLFAGCGGMSLGLEAAGFDIAVAVEFDAVHSLVHHFNFPYCQTICRDIAKVTSREIWELLKLKGYATDVSLIAGGPPCQGFSLIGKRQIDDPRNSLVFEYLRIVAEIKPKYFIFENVPGMATGKHKQFLEELISEFEAIGYTINQPIKILDASEYGAPQKRRRLILIGSRKDVTMAKYPLTKTVDLNPAKKSAFTSVYDAISDLELIPAFIDTDLGIPASKLDYSGKRKKYSVQPRDIFKLCHQRTVDIKIYGHIGSVHTQRSIDRFILTEPGTVEPKSRFLKLSPTGLCNTLRAGTNSDKGAYTAPRPIHYSIPRCITVREAARLHTFPDWFQFHRTIWHGFREIGNAVIPLLSKELGSSVMGAMNINTANLNRVILEKMPEDLLLYNMSQASNYWGIPDDVIPKRKRGVSQRQYD, from the coding sequence GTGAAACATAGACCAATTGCGATCGATTTATTTGCTGGCTGCGGTGGGATGTCCCTTGGTCTAGAAGCGGCGGGATTTGATATTGCTGTAGCGGTGGAGTTTGATGCAGTCCATTCCTTGGTTCATCATTTTAACTTTCCCTATTGTCAAACTATCTGCCGGGATATAGCCAAAGTAACAAGTAGAGAAATATGGGAATTATTAAAACTAAAAGGCTATGCCACCGATGTTAGTTTAATTGCTGGTGGACCCCCCTGCCAAGGTTTTTCATTGATTGGTAAACGACAAATAGATGATCCTAGAAATTCTCTTGTATTTGAATATCTGCGGATTGTAGCAGAAATTAAACCCAAGTATTTTATCTTTGAAAATGTCCCCGGCATGGCTACGGGTAAACACAAACAATTTTTAGAGGAGTTAATCTCTGAATTTGAAGCTATTGGCTATACAATTAATCAGCCAATTAAAATCCTTGATGCCAGTGAATACGGGGCCCCACAAAAGCGCAGAAGATTAATCTTAATTGGTAGTCGAAAAGACGTGACGATGGCTAAATATCCTTTGACAAAGACCGTCGATTTAAACCCAGCCAAAAAATCAGCTTTTACCAGCGTCTATGATGCGATTTCAGATTTAGAATTAATACCAGCCTTTATCGATACTGATTTAGGCATACCCGCATCAAAATTAGATTATAGTGGTAAGAGGAAAAAATATTCAGTGCAGCCAAGGGATATTTTTAAACTTTGCCATCAAAGAACAGTAGATATAAAAATCTATGGACATATAGGCTCAGTTCATACCCAAAGATCAATTGATAGATTTATCTTAACCGAACCGGGTACAGTGGAACCAAAAAGTCGCTTTTTAAAGCTTTCTCCCACTGGTTTATGTAACACTCTCCGGGCCGGAACTAATAGCGACAAAGGAGCCTATACTGCTCCTAGACCCATTCACTATTCTATTCCTCGTTGTATTACTGTACGAGAAGCCGCCAGATTACATACATTCCCCGATTGGTTTCAGTTTCACCGCACAATATGGCATGGTTTTCGTGAGATTGGTAATGCGGTTATTCCGCTATTATCGAAAGAACTTGGCTCTTCTGTGATGGGAGCAATGAATATTAATACCGCTAATCTCAACCGAGTTATTTTAGAAAAAATGCCCGAAGACTTATTGCTATATAATATGTCTCAGGCATCAAACTATTGGGGAATCCCTGACGATGTTATCCCGAAAAGAAAACGAGGTGTCTCTCAGAGACAGTACGATTAA
- a CDS encoding DUF262 domain-containing protein has product MAQLEMWEEIEAVDFAEEEEDIAGESANQKKLQLKEISDTVVASSDWTTATIRDQLIRENIQLNPRFQRRDAWNITRKSRFIESLILGFPVPQIVLATNNKEKGKFIVLDGKQRLLTILQFYGDSDTPNNSFTLKDLEFLDNLNGCQYQDLKNDFNLNDFLDQLDNQTIRTIVIRNWKTESFLHKIFLRLNVENTPLSSQELRQALHPGGFINFLDDRAIESQALKKIFKSSYPDFRMRDTDILLRYVAFHYYLSDYRGDLKKFLDNACVSLNARWDQNSEEIKNIIDQFEKAVQTTINIFGEKNFSRLWLPESATYRSQFNRAILDVMVFYFCDDLMRAAAETNKEQVEEAFKSLCRTAVDRFKNAVLISTNTKQSTYDRFHLWGQALSEVLDINFNIPQMEDNRIIFKGLR; this is encoded by the coding sequence ATGGCACAGTTAGAGATGTGGGAAGAAATAGAAGCGGTGGATTTTGCGGAAGAAGAAGAAGATATTGCAGGAGAATCAGCAAACCAAAAAAAGCTACAACTCAAAGAAATCTCCGACACTGTTGTTGCCAGCAGTGATTGGACTACCGCAACGATCCGCGATCAATTAATTCGAGAAAATATTCAACTCAATCCGCGCTTTCAAAGACGAGATGCTTGGAATATTACTCGTAAAAGTCGATTTATTGAATCCCTAATTCTAGGGTTTCCAGTCCCACAGATTGTCTTAGCTACTAATAACAAGGAAAAAGGGAAATTTATCGTTCTTGATGGCAAACAACGCCTACTAACAATTTTACAGTTTTATGGTGACAGTGACACACCTAATAATAGTTTTACTTTAAAAGATTTAGAATTTCTAGATAATCTCAATGGCTGCCAATATCAAGATCTAAAAAATGACTTCAATTTAAATGATTTCTTAGACCAACTGGATAATCAAACTATCCGCACGATTGTTATCCGTAATTGGAAAACGGAGAGTTTCCTCCATAAAATTTTTCTGCGTCTCAATGTGGAAAATACCCCTTTGTCTTCTCAAGAATTAAGACAAGCATTACACCCAGGAGGTTTTATTAATTTTTTAGATGATCGAGCGATCGAAAGTCAAGCATTAAAGAAAATATTTAAATCTTCCTATCCCGATTTCCGGATGCGCGACACTGATATATTATTGCGTTATGTAGCTTTTCATTATTATTTATCCGATTATCGCGGTGATCTTAAAAAATTTCTTGATAATGCTTGTGTTTCGCTTAATGCTCGATGGGATCAAAACTCAGAAGAAATCAAAAATATTATTGATCAATTTGAAAAAGCTGTCCAGACAACGATTAATATTTTTGGAGAGAAAAACTTTTCCCGTCTCTGGCTGCCTGAATCGGCAACTTATCGAAGTCAGTTCAATCGAGCAATTTTAGATGTGATGGTTTTTTACTTTTGCGATGATCTAATGAGAGCAGCTGCCGAGACAAACAAAGAACAGGTAGAAGAAGCATTTAAAAGTTTATGTCGTACTGCCGTTGATCGATTTAAAAATGCTGTATTAATTAGTACAAATACTAAACAATCAACCTATGATCGTTTTCATTTATGGGGTCAAGCTTTATCAGAAGTATTAGATATTAACTTCAATATTCCTCAGATGGAAGACAATCGTATTATTTTTAAGGGGTTAAGATAG
- a CDS encoding S8 family serine peptidase: MDWYHLITAGLLMMKRGFWFVVGLVVTIILLPSLVLSNSIGEQGIYADRLRAEPYNLLGRKIAIGQVEIGRPAQFGYDKVAAWQPPYKLAGVFFRNQIAKPNTYLDNHAAMVATVMVSDDKKIPGVAPKARLYSGAVGSLRRGGQPEECLASQNIARQNSGDVRAINFSFGESLQRDQRQEPKLDGQALLTQCVDWSSRVDDVLYVIAGNQGKGGIPIPTDHFNGITTAYTAKREGKFTKVDFANISALPVGIGRSLIKREINDGSRRSINLVAPGNKIELYDLKGKLNTVSGTSFAAPHITASVALLQEYGDQQINQKNPHWSVDSRHHQVMKAVMLNAADKIKDTGDGLRLGMRRTVLTKDQKTWLDSDAYKDPKIPLDMQMGTGHLNTFRTYQQFSNGQWSATESIPAIGWDYATVTANSYQDYALEKPLKANSFVSITLAWDRLVELIDTNRNNLYDIDESFQDLGLNNLDVYLLPAQEDNNAKYTCASLSDSDSLEHIFCPVPISGNYKIRVQYRQQVNEKEQAFALAWWTVPE, translated from the coding sequence ATGGATTGGTATCACCTTATCACCGCAGGATTGCTGATGATGAAAAGAGGGTTTTGGTTTGTCGTCGGGTTAGTGGTAACGATAATTCTGCTTCCTTCCCTGGTTCTTTCTAATTCCATCGGTGAACAGGGAATTTATGCTGATCGCTTGCGGGCGGAACCCTATAATTTATTAGGGCGAAAAATTGCCATCGGTCAAGTGGAAATCGGCCGACCGGCGCAGTTCGGTTATGATAAAGTGGCAGCTTGGCAGCCTCCCTATAAATTAGCTGGTGTTTTTTTTCGCAATCAAATTGCCAAACCCAACACCTATCTAGATAATCACGCCGCTATGGTGGCAACGGTGATGGTCAGTGATGATAAAAAAATCCCCGGAGTGGCCCCAAAAGCGAGATTATATTCGGGGGCGGTGGGTTCTTTGCGACGCGGTGGACAACCGGAAGAATGTCTTGCTAGTCAAAATATTGCCCGACAAAATAGCGGTGATGTCCGCGCGATTAACTTTAGTTTTGGGGAATCTTTGCAAAGAGATCAACGACAGGAACCAAAATTAGATGGTCAAGCTTTATTAACTCAATGTGTTGATTGGTCATCGCGAGTTGATGATGTTCTTTATGTAATTGCTGGTAATCAAGGTAAGGGAGGAATTCCCATTCCCACCGATCATTTTAACGGCATTACTACCGCTTATACAGCCAAAAGAGAAGGAAAATTCACTAAAGTTGATTTTGCTAATATTAGTGCTTTGCCGGTGGGTATTGGTCGCAGTTTAATTAAACGGGAAATTAATGATGGTTCGCGGCGCTCAATTAATTTAGTTGCCCCTGGCAATAAAATAGAGCTTTATGACCTCAAAGGTAAATTAAATACTGTTAGTGGCACCAGTTTCGCCGCCCCTCATATTACGGCATCGGTGGCACTTTTACAAGAATACGGCGATCAACAAATTAATCAAAAAAATCCCCATTGGAGTGTCGATTCTCGTCATCATCAAGTGATGAAGGCAGTCATGCTTAATGCTGCCGATAAAATTAAAGATACGGGGGATGGTTTACGGTTAGGTATGAGACGGACAGTCTTAACTAAGGATCAAAAAACTTGGTTAGACTCCGATGCTTATAAAGACCCGAAAATTCCTTTAGATATGCAGATGGGGACGGGACATCTTAACACTTTTCGCACCTACCAACAGTTTAGTAATGGTCAATGGTCAGCCACAGAATCTATTCCTGCCATTGGTTGGGATTACGCTACAGTTACCGCTAATAGTTATCAAGATTATGCCCTAGAGAAGCCATTAAAAGCTAATAGTTTTGTTTCGATAACTTTAGCTTGGGATCGTTTGGTAGAACTAATCGATACTAATCGCAATAATCTCTATGATATCGATGAAAGTTTCCAGGATCTCGGACTGAATAATTTAGATGTTTATCTTTTACCTGCCCAGGAGGATAATAATGCTAAATACACCTGTGCTTCCCTGAGTGATAGTGATAGTTTAGAGCATATTTTTTGTCCTGTCCCCATCTCTGGAAACTATAAAATTCGGGTTCAATATCGTCAACAAGTTAATGAGAAAGAACAAGCTTTTGCTCTCGCTTGGTGGACGGTTCCTGAATAA
- the cax gene encoding calcium/proton exchanger produces the protein MNLRKIVSFAFLLFIPLSVVASRLNWGDQAIFITAALSIIPLSIWLSTSVERVAVVTGPTLGGLVNAIFGNTTTLVIALIALKKGLVDIVQASITGSILSDLLLFMGMGMLTGGIRYKEQEFKPILARVNGSSMTLAVIAIALPTLVIYTSNVVEVADILSLSLVTATVLLIVYGLTLLFSLKTHSYLYEVGLSNENTPDNQVSEEEKAQVWIWLLVLLTSTVAVAYESDLFVNVVESVMEGFNLTPLFIGVIFIPLISDVSGIVTVTQLALKNQMDLTVSVAMGDSLLVALFVAPLLVFIGQFWQQPMDLNFNPFNVVALIVAVIVTNLISFTGRSNWLDGTLLLATYLILAVAFYYHPA, from the coding sequence ATGAATTTAAGAAAAATTGTCTCCTTTGCTTTCCTATTATTTATTCCCCTATCGGTGGTCGCTAGTCGTCTTAATTGGGGAGATCAAGCTATTTTTATCACTGCCGCTTTATCGATCATTCCCCTGTCAATTTGGTTAAGTACGTCTGTGGAAAGAGTTGCCGTAGTTACTGGGCCAACTTTGGGAGGATTAGTTAATGCTATCTTCGGCAATACTACCACTTTAGTTATTGCCTTAATTGCCCTAAAAAAAGGCTTGGTGGACATCGTACAAGCCAGTATTACCGGTAGTATTCTCAGTGATTTATTATTATTTATGGGCATGGGAATGCTCACGGGAGGTATTCGCTACAAAGAGCAGGAATTTAAACCGATTTTAGCGCGGGTAAATGGTTCTTCCATGACTTTAGCAGTAATAGCGATCGCTTTACCAACTTTGGTAATATATACTTCTAACGTGGTGGAAGTTGCCGATATTCTCAGTCTTTCCCTAGTCACCGCCACGGTTTTATTAATAGTTTACGGGTTAACTTTATTATTTTCCCTGAAAACCCATAGCTATCTCTACGAAGTGGGATTAAGTAACGAAAATACCCCCGACAATCAGGTTAGTGAGGAAGAAAAAGCTCAAGTCTGGATTTGGTTACTTGTGCTGCTTACTTCCACCGTAGCTGTAGCCTATGAGTCAGATTTATTTGTTAATGTAGTGGAATCGGTGATGGAAGGATTTAATCTCACTCCTCTCTTTATCGGGGTGATTTTCATTCCTTTAATTAGCGATGTTTCTGGAATAGTTACCGTCACTCAATTAGCCCTAAAAAATCAGATGGATTTAACGGTTTCCGTGGCTATGGGTGATAGTTTATTGGTGGCTTTATTCGTGGCACCTTTATTAGTTTTTATCGGTCAATTTTGGCAGCAGCCGATGGATTTAAATTTTAATCCCTTTAACGTGGTGGCTTTGATTGTAGCGGTGATTGTTACTAATTTAATCAGCTTTACTGGTCGTTCCAATTGGTTAGATGGAACCCTATTACTAGCCACCTATTTAATCTTGGCAGTAGCTTTTTATTACCATCCCGCCTAG
- a CDS encoding DUF6679 family protein has protein sequence MLHRKIYQFCMDGQEVCIFLRDQQRWIDNARIVDLESDLVTIRYETEEEDEISSWEEMVRLESIGAVSRKLASVSRTNPDINVSEDCPEAEQLYPHSPDSLD, from the coding sequence ATGTTACACCGCAAGATTTATCAATTCTGTATGGATGGTCAGGAAGTCTGCATTTTCTTGCGCGATCAGCAAAGATGGATCGATAATGCCCGTATTGTCGATCTAGAAAGCGATCTCGTCACCATTCGCTACGAAACAGAAGAAGAAGACGAGATTAGTTCTTGGGAAGAAATGGTGCGTTTAGAAAGTATCGGTGCGGTGAGCAGAAAACTGGCATCGGTGTCGCGGACGAATCCTGATATTAATGTCTCGGAAGATTGTCCGGAAGCAGAACAACTTTATCCCCATTCTCCCGATAGCTTAGATTAA